Part of the Anopheles coluzzii chromosome 3, AcolN3, whole genome shotgun sequence genome is shown below.
GTTACGAGTGTCTTGGTAGAAAACCCCAATTTATCATTCTACGCATCCTAAAAGTAATGTGGAAAGGACTCAAAAGTAAATAGTATTGTGCCCACCTGCTTTTTATTATCTCTCCAaccacttcttcttcttcttctatttggcgtaacgtcctacgcggacatgccggcctatacaggttttcgagacttaattcattaccacgcagccggatagtcaatccttgctacggggggactgTCCATTCTGGggttgaacccatgacgggcatgttattgagtcgttcgagatGATGTAccactgtaccacgggaccgcccctacCAACTACTTATCTAGGTCGAATAAATCCAAAACGGTTTAAATAGTGATACAATGATGTGGATCAAGCATTTAACCTGGTGGTCAAATATTGTAAATTTGAGAAAACTTGATACAAATTACCCGTCATCTTAACGTACATTTAGTAAGGTATATTATCATGTTGTATATGTCATGTTGTACACCAATGATAAGAATACTGCATTCCTTAATCATTTGCTCAAAAATTATGCTCAATAGCTGTCTTTGAATTGCGTTaacttttaaataatttatgtttatgcAATTTACTTGTCAACGGGGAACATATATTTTGTTTGTCCTTATCGTATCCAATATCTCAttttcaatcctaaaattcGAAACAACATGTTTAGTAGTTAACTTTGGACAGTTGAGAATAATGCTCCTTTGCTGTCTTCATTTCAGAATCTATGGATAATCCATACTATATAGGGtttttgatcgtatcccatagatttttggttcgttcccataatttattggtattttccgattggatatcaatacggATATCAATGGTGATATGGGAAACGGCCAAATAATCGTGggaacacaccaaacaaatgggaacccaccaaaaattaaTGTGAATAAACTAATAAATCGTGAGCAACCCTTTAAGTTATaaaaaaattttaaattttctgcTGCTTATTAATAAATTAGGATAATAAGTTCCTTCAGTTTTACAAATTTGGTTCAAGCATCATTGATTTATAGATTTCAGTTTTACCTAAAAAAGTGCTATATAGATTTTAGTTTTACCTAATTGCTTTTTACCTAAAAAAGTTAACAATTTGGGTGACTTTACACATTTGAACTACATTTAAGTATCCACTTTCAAGTCGATATTTTGTAAGAACGAAGAAGTCGATCAGTTTTCAAACTCTGATCATGATCCCTAAACCACTTAGTGATTAAAGGACTGTTCTTTTCTTTAAACATTCCATCTAAACTATtaggaactatttcattgaaTCAAAATAATCAATCTTTGCGGAAATCAAATGCTTGTTGCGAGATTTCGTTTTGATTTCAGCCAACACTCCTCATCAGACACTCCAATTGAGCGATTTGGTCCAACACATGATCTCATAGACGCATCACAGTTCACAATCTCCGGAGCACCAAACACGGCATCCCCGGCGATCTCCCATCCACCATCAGTCCGAAAACGGAAATATCGATAGGATGTCCCTGGTGTGCCGTGCTTTCGTTCGCAAAGATTCATTCCCATTCCGTGTCCCACAAGCGGTTCCACAGATCGTGTTTGTCCGATTTTAGCAATCACACAGAAGTTTCCTTTTCCGTCCGAAAATGGCCCAAAAATACGGCGACAAATCTTGTCCGGCCCGACAAGTTggcgtgtgtttgtctgtaTTTTGTATCGAACTGCCTGTCGCGTGGGTGACGGCCTAAAAGAGTGCCTTACATTGCGATGGCGTAGGACGGAATCGGTCGCTGCCTGGGGGCTGCGAAGGGGAAGGAAGCTGCGAAGGCGGGATTGAATGGTTTGGATACGTTACTActtcttttacttcctctTTATCGCTGTCTCTCTCGCGCTTACATTTCTTGGAACCCGTTGGGAGGTGGTAATGTAGTCGATGTCGCCTTCGCACCGGTGACTCGGTGACACGGAGGTGCTGTGTAACCCGATgcaacacactcacgcacCGCACCTTGGCAGCTTTGGGTTGGTGAATCACGCCGGTTTTGTGTTTCTAAATTTggtattctctctctctgtgatgtgatgggtggaaaattcatcgaaaaagggaaattaaaaAGGGCAACATTCGGTGGATGTTTCCGCAGCATCGCGACGTGTTTTAGAACCTTACGGCCACATCCGAAACACAATATATCCCCTCTGCCTGTCCGCCGCCGACGAGAATGCACGCGCCGGGCCGGGATGTTGACGCAACGGAACTAAAAATAGAGCCATTGTTCTTGAAGTTCTTCGCGCATTCCAACGTGCTGCCGTGCTGCCGGCCACTTAAGTGAGAGTGGTCTATCGCTAAGACCGGCGATCACTTCCGTTCCGACGGGATGGGATCTTCTTTCCCGCCGTTTTGCGGGATGCCCTTTGCCGGGAACCGCAATGGGTAAGCAGATCAGATCGATTGCCCGCCGCGGGGTGCGCCGACTTTCGCAACGTACACGCAGCACGGTacgcacacacgtacgcatCGCAGCCCCGGTGGGCTTCATGTTCGGTGCGCGTCATCATACGCGTCGTGGCCGCAAACCGTCGACACACACGTAGGCGTCGCGGGAACACCGCTGCTTCACCGCGACGGCCTTTTCATAATATTTAATTCATGGAGTGAACCGGCGCCGAACTCAGTTCCATCCCGTCCGTCGGCCAGTAAACAAGTGATCTCCTCTACTGCTCCGTGTCCGCGCTCGAAACTGTCCAAGGGCTACCGTgtatgtgcgcgtgtgtgtgcgtgtgtgtatgctggCGTAAACCAGTGCTTAAAACAACATACCGAACCGGCTTCTTCTCGTGCGCGCAGGCGTAAGCGCAccaactctctttctctcgcgcaCGTTATCTCGCGCTCAGCGCAAAACAAGGTGTACAGAGAAAGGGCACGAGGTAAAAGGCATCCCCAACCCCCCGACCGACCGTGGGGAGATTCGTgtgactgtgtgcgtgtgtgtgtgagtgagcggCGGGGTTGTTTCGTTCGCTCAAAAACGCTGCCCTGCATCACGGCACTGTTCAGTTCGTTCGTGCATTCCGGTCCCAGTGCTGCTAGTAGTGTGAccctgtgctgctgctgtctctCTGTTACCCCACTTTGTGCACGGTGTGATCCGACATATCCCCTCCGCACCAACCAAGCACAACGTGATTACCTCATCGCGCATCCGCAAAGTGTGTCAACGCATGGCCGCGCGCAGATGGTTGGAAAAGTGATTCTAGCGCGCTAACTGGCCACGGTTAGTGATAACGGGTGCCATCACGCTATCAGTGCAGTGCAAAAGTGTCGTACAGTGGTGAAAGATAactgaaaaaaacacacccacgCCACAGGGTAATTGAATAATAAGTACGTTAAACGGTAGTGATATTGGTGTGCAATAAGTGATAAAAGTAGAACGCAAAGTGTATCCCGATAAACATGGGGTTGAATAACCGCGACAAGCAGGCAAAGCTGAAAACTCAGAGCCTGCTAGACTCCGAGCGAGCCGGACAGCAAACGGTGACGACGGTAACGGTGGATCATGGTACGGTCGCGATGCCACTGGAGTCGATGGCAACCGTCAGCTCATCGACGGCGAACAACAGCAGTTCGTTCCAGCAGTCGTCATCGCCGTCCTCCTCGACGACCTCGAAGGTCCAGTCCAGTGCAGTGGAAAGTACAGTGCAGCGCAAGTCCTCCGATGGGCGCGTGATCAGTGAAGTGCGTGAGCAAGGCTCCAAGAAGGATGGGCCAAAGTTCAGCACCGTCAGCAGCATGCGCAGTGAGGCTAACCGGGCCAAACAGATCGATAGCTTCATCGAGGAGATACATCACATCGCGAGTGATACGATCGGCTCGACCGCACTGATCGGTGCCCCGGCCGGTATGGAGCTGCCCGCCGGGACGGTCACACAGAAAACGGTGCTGCTCAGTGGTGGTGAAAGTGCGCGCAAGCAATCGTACGTCAGTGAGAGTGTTGGCGGTGGTCATACCACCCTCCAGTCCAGTGTGTCCGGTGATGCTAGTCAGCAGGTGATATCGACCATCGGGCCGAGCAAGATCGAGATCTCGAAAATGGCCCTTGACAGCAGTGCCGTGTCGAGCAGTAGCACCAGCAAAGTCATGCAAAGTAGCAGCAGTGCCATAACGaagcaagagcagcagcaatcatcatcattgtcatCTTCATCGCAGAGTGCGATGCATAGTGAGAAAAATGTGTCCGAATCTAGTGCAATCTCCAGTTCACACAAGTCTGAGTCGAAGCAGAGCAAAAGCTCCCACACgacctcgtcgtcgtcgtcgtcgtcgagcACCAGCAAACTGATGTCGAGTGCTCAAAGCAAGGCTCAGTCTGTGTCGGAAACATTCCAATCGTCCGCACATGGTACGAGCGACAGTGCACAGTCCGGACGACAGACGGATACGCTGTCGATGAACGGTGGTAGACAGTCGCTGTCCACAGTACAGTCATCACACCTGCCGGACCATTCCACGTACGATCAGAAATCATTCCAGCTGGTGGATGGAGATGGCAAGACCCGCCAGCAGCATGACAGCCAGAGCTACTCGATGGCACAGAGTCAAGCGCCGACCACGAAAATCGTGTACGATTCGGCGGGTAATCAGATCACGAGCACTTCCTCCTCGTACCAAGCCGCGCAGGGCTACAGTACCTCCTCGTTCCAGACGGAGTTCTCCGACGGAGTCGATTTGTCGAAGTCGGCCAAGGACAGTTCCGCTGGAACGGCCAAGCTTCGCCAGACGGCGAACAACCAGAATCAAGTGCTGTACGATACAGCGGGCAACCGGATCACGACCACCGGCTCCTCATCGTATCAAGCGGCGCAAGGTTACAGTTCCTCGTCCTTCCAGAGCTCCGAAGCGATGGACTCAAAGTCATCGAAGGACTACATGTCCTCTACCAGTACATCCACGAAGCAGAGTCACAATGTGTCCACTTCCAAGGGTATGACGTCCAGCAGCGCAAAGGACTCTATCATCGACTCAACCACACTGGACAACTACTCGGTGCAGTTGCACGATTCGTCCACCGGTCAGCAACACTCCAACAATATGCTCATGAAAACGGAGTCGGCCCACACCGTGGCCAGCCTTTCGTCGGCACACGACGCACTGGCCAGTACGATCCAGAGCACGCAGCTCATTACGGAATCGGCGAGCGAGGCGCAGCAGCGCCAGCAACACTCCGAGTCGACCAAAACGTACGAAACGTCCTCGCACTATGCGCAGATGGACGAGGAAAGCCGTTCCCGGCGCAAGACGTCCGAGTATCGCGAGCAGCGCGAATCGAATGCCGCCATCCTGAAGCGCAAGATCTACGACGAGCACGGGCGGCGGCTGAACTTGATCGATGAGAAAATTGTGCCGAAAGACATCGTGACGGCGGACCTGCAGGACGACGTGACGAACGTGACCAAAACGTCGTTCGAGGCGAAACTGTTCAACCCGAAGCTGAAGCGATGGGAGCTGGTCGACCAGAAGACGATACTGGAGAAGGACATTACCACCGACATACCGGTGGAGATCGTCCAGGAGCTGGAGGTGGAGCGTCCCGAGCTGGCCAACATCACCACGACGATTCAGATGACGAAGGTTAGTGTTGCTACGCATTGCGGTTGGGTTCTGAAGGTGCTTTTGAACATCACAACTAACATTAATCCCTTAATGTGCTTGTATGTGTAGGTATACGATGCCAAGACCAAGCAGTGGAAAACGATCGATCAGAAGAAGCACATCGATGTGCTGGAAAAGATCACCTTCCTGGAGGAAAGCTCCGGACGCTCGGAGCTGGACGAGTCGGAGCGAACGAAAAACATGAAATCCATGGACATGGTGGTAGGTCTCGATGAAACAAGACACATCTAGATCATTTTAAAAGCTGCATTTTGTACTCGCATTTGTTCTTTCACAGGACCGTGTGACAATCAAGGAGGTGAGCGATCTAAGCGATCAGAAACGAAACCAGATCAACAAAACGTCCAAACGCACAGACCAACAAACCATCCAGGAGCAGTGCATCTGCGAAATCTGTACCTGCGGGTAAGTGTAACAATGAGTGGGGCGACCTCCCTGATGCCCACGTTTTTCTGTCCTCTTATTGGTCTCACGTCTGGCATTCAAACACCCACCAGCGGCATGGGGTACGTTGCATGTCCTTCAAAAGCGTTCAACGCGATCGGAAGAGGAAACTGCAGCGCACAGACGGCGATGCTCGTCCCCCTACTTGGTCGGAATTAATAGCTCCCACTGGTTCACTTCTCCCAATTCCTCCATGTCTCAttcattcccccccccccctcccctgaCCACTTGCCCCCAATCAATGCCGACGACCGTGTGTAAACCTTAAATGGTCAATTGGCAAGATCGCCGTGCTGAGCGTGTTTGCGGTTCGTTTGGTCGCCGTCGTTTCAATTTATGCTCATTTACAATCAACCTACGCGCCTTGCCCGCGATGACATCATCGCGGGTGCTTTGCCACGATTGAGCCCGAGATGCGAGATAGtggtgttgctggtggtggtagttgtgcgATCATCATCGGCAGCGCCCGCTGTCAGCAATGTTGggtgttatttatttagtttgttttggtttgcctCTTGCCACGGATGCTTTCAGCTGTGAGCTCTTTTGATTCTTCTCTTCACACTTCTTCATTGTGTGGCGATTCCCTTTATGTACAGGGTTTCTTATGTATTTTTGACTTTTTGTGATTACAACAAAGCGATGAAATAGGGGtagttgtattttttatttttctaagtaaaatacaaaaacaagaaacatgatgtataaaaaataatttatttcgtCGAGTATTTTTAAACTCATATTTTTATGTATTGGACCAATTTTTCTTGGTCAAAGGCTTTTTTAACGACACCACAATTCTCATGTGCCTCTCAAATATAATCAAAAAGCTTTTATCAAGAGAAACTAGTTCACTTAACCCATACCGGTCATGGAATTGATCCCAATCTCATAAAGGTTTTAGTATTGGTTCCGGAACCATATTTGTCTTGAAACTGTTTTTAAACGTATAACATTCCTGTCCTTGAACTAATCTTATAAAATATTACCCCTGAAACTGATCATGAATCTAAACCTATCCTGAATTTAACTAAGCACTCCCACTGTCTCTAGAGTTGATCCTAACACCATGTCGTTTCCCAAATTAATCTCCAACTAAATCGAATCAATACCGATCCTGGTATGATTCCGGGCACCATTTACACTTCAATGGTTTGATggcggggggggaggggtgctCAGAATCCCTGTACTGGGTCCATATACTTTATGAGTCCCTTCATCCATGGGGCCCCTATATAGCACAGAAGCTCCTGCTGAGAGTACTGTACACATTGTTCTATATGCTGGAATTACCATACACTGGGCCCCTACATTGACGGGGtcccccgcggccgctcagtccgcgcaccgttaaatccgccactgggtTTAGGTACTTAGgcgaaagcggggcaaaatgggcatgtggggcaaaatgggcaccctctatttaagcattttttgactacaaagatactttgcaatgctcaaaatgtattcattagagtgttctattaacaccatgtaagtttcataacccttacataacaaataacgaagaaaaatgcaaaataaggtttagtagcatattgatgtaatttttgccacttcgaaaataagcttaaaccagtgtcacagggatgcgttgaagttttacacGATATGTTTTTagagatatgatatttctatacaatttgtctgaagaaagcaaggcgattgaatgcgtatttttactaatataacaaaaattacaaaaatgcttcacgtggggcaaaatggacagttacacttggggcaaaatgggcagatgcttttgacacAGCTTCTAAAGATTCGaatttgtagatttaaacgtgtaaaaactgttgtaattttgataacatatttttgtaagaattttaagggcttttctgaccagcaaaacaaaagatagaacgaaaatacatttcacgaaacgtgcgcaaaagcatagaccattacctaagcgcagttgttgtggcccattttgccccagtgtGTTGACGTTTCACACTTTGTTTACatgtgcccattttgccccagggctatgcccattttactaTTTTGTCAAAAAAGCTTCTCGAAAAACATCAACTtgtattttacattattttaatgtttttaagttgttttcattctacgtggcaattttaatccatagataaatggtggagacatacaataatgaaagagaTCATTTAGCCCCGCTTTCTCCTACGTGAGTAACTGATTCCGCTACCATATTTGTCAATGAAACATTTCCGGCATCTGTTTTAAATATTCAGCGCAGTTTTCCGATTAATTAGCCAGCACATAACttactattttttaaaaattataaattaattgTGTATATCCTTTTATGAACTTCACATTTCAGACGGCATAACTGCTACAACTGTGGAGGAGGTACTGCAACGACACAAACTAAATCCTCAAAATATACTGCCACGAGCAATTCGGAAAATGTTTACCATCAAGGTAAATTTAATCCAGATATAAACTGTATGTGCactataattatttttattattttcttcttttagaAAATTTCACATCAGAGCTCAGTGCGCAAGCAACGTCGGGAAGACGAGGAACATGGACAATAGAAGATGCAGAAGATCATCTGAATCGAAGGGAATCGTACACGATTGAACATAGCAGCACCGCAAACGAAACATCGGAACGCAGACTCACGTGGACGAAGGATGATTTGGAAAAGGTTGATGTCACGAAGCTTAAAGCTGACTACATGCGACCAAAACCAATCAAGCATGAAGATAATCTCAAGCCCGAAGGAGCATTTACGGTGCCGGAACGAGCAGGATACACCCCAGGGGAGCGTGTCAAGCCGATAAAACCCGATGACAACCTTCGTCCAGAGGGCGAGTTCTCTACTCCAGAGAAGCTTCAGTACAGACCGGCCGAGCGTCCAAAGCAGGTTCGACCTGAGGATAACCTCAGACCGGAAGGAGACTTCGAGAAACCTGAGAAGCCTCAATACAGACCGGCCGAGCGTCCGAAACAGATCAAACCTGAGGATAACCTGCGTACTGAGGGAGAGTTCCAGGCTCCTGAGCGTCCAGAGTATCGTCCTGGAGAGCGACCGAAGCCTGTGCGTCACGATGATAATCTTCGTCCCGAGGGAGACTTCGAGCGTCCCGAGAAATCACCATTCCGACCAGCCGAGCGACCGAAGCAGGTTCGTCCTGAGGACAATCTTCGTCCAGAGGGCGATTTCTCTACTCCAGAGAAGCTTCAGTACAGACCGGCCGAGCGTCCAAAGCAGGTTCGACCTGAGGATAACCTCAGACCGGAAGGAGAGTTCGAGAAACCTGAGAAGCCTCAATACAGACCGGCCGAGCGTCCGAAACAGATCAAACCTGAGGATAACCTGCGTACTGAGGGAGAGTTCCAGGCTCCTGAGCGTCCAGAGTATCGTCCTGGAGAAAGACCGAAGCCTGTGCGTCACGATGATAATCTTCGTCCCGAGGGAGACTTCGAGCGTCCCGAGAAATCACCATTCCGACCAGCCGAGCGACCGAAGCAGGTTCGTCCTGAGGACAATCTTCGTCCAGAGGGCGATTTCTCTACTCCAGAGAAGCCTCAGTACAGACCGGCCGAGCGACCGAAGCAGATTCGACCTGAGGATAACCTCAGACCGGAAGGAGAGTTCGAGAAGCCTGAGAAGCCTCAGTACAGACCGGCCGAGCGTCCGAAGCAGATCAAACCTGAAGATAACCTGCGTACTGAGGGAGAGTTCCAGGCTCCTGAGCGTCCAGAGTATCGTCCTGGAGAGCGTCCGAAGCCTGTGCGTCACGATGATAATCTTCGTCCCGAGGGAGACTTCGAGCGTCCCGAGAAATCTCCATTCCGACCAGCCGAGCGACCGAAGCAGGTTCGTCCTGAGGACAATCTTCGTCCAGAGGGCGAGTTCTCTACTCCAGAGAAGCCTCAGTATAGACCGGCCGAGCGTCCGAAGCAGGTTCGACCTGAGGATAACCTCAGACCGGAAGGAGAGTTCGAGAAGCCTGAGAAGCCTCAGTACAGACCGGCCGAGCGTCCGAAGCAGATTAAACCTGAGGATAACCTGCGCACTGAGGGAGAGTTCCAGGCTCCTGAGCGTCCAGAGTATCGTCCTGGAGAGCGACCGAAGCCTGTGCGTCACGATGATAATCTTCGTCCCGAGGGAGACTTCGAGCGTCCCGAGAAATCACCATTCCGACCAGCCGAGCGACCGAAGCAGGTTCGTCCTGAGGACAATCTTCGTCCAGAAGGCGATTTCTCTACTCCAGAGAAGCCTCAGTACAGACCGGCCGAGCGTCCAAAACAGGTTCGTCCTCAAGATAACCTCAAGCCCGAAGGTGATTTCGAACGACCTCAGCCTACGATTGTAGGAAAGGCCGAGAGAGCTCAGATTGTTCGTCACGAGGACAATCTGTATATGGAAGGCAACTTCGAACGTACTGAGAAAACGGTTTACATATCTGGCGAGCGACCGAAGCCCATAAGACCTGATGATAATCTTCGTCCTGAGGGAGACTTCGAGCGCCCCGAGAAATCACCATTCCGACCAGCCGAGCGACCGAAGCAGGTTCGTCCTGAGGACAATCTTCGTCCAGAGGGCGAGTTCTCTACTCCAGAGAAGCCTCAGTACAGACCGGCCGAGCGTCCGAAGCAGATTCGACCTGAGGATAACCTCAGACCGGAAGGAGAGTTCGAGAAGCCTGAGAAGCCTCAGTACAGACCGGCCGAGCGTCCGAAGCAGATCAAACCTGAAGATAACCTGCATACTGAAGGAGAGTTCCAGACTCCTGAGCGTCCAGAGTATCGTCCTGGAGAGCGACCGAAGCCCATAAGACCTGATGATAATCTTCGTCCTGAAGGAGACTTCGAGCGTCCCGAGAAATCTCCATTCCGACCAGCCGAGCGACCGAAGCAGGTTCGTCCTGAAGACAACCTTCGTCCCGAGGGCGAGTTCTCTACTCCAGAGAAGCCTCAGTACAAATCGGCCGAGCGACCGAAGCAGGTTCGTCCTCAAGATAACCTCAGACCGGAAGGAGAGTTCGAGAAGCCTGAGAAGCCTCAGTACAGACCGGCCGAGCGTCCGAAGCAGATCAAACCTGAGGATAATCTGCGCACTGAGGGTGAGTTCCAGACTCCTGAGCGTCCAGAGTATCGTCCTGGAGAGCGACCGAAGCCTGTGCGTCACGATGATAATCTTCGTCCCGAGGGAGACTTCGAGCGTCCCGAAAAATCTCCATTCCGACCAGCCGAGCGACCGAAGCAGGTTCGTCCTGAAGACAATCTTCGTCCAGAGGGCGAGTTCTCTACTCCAGAGAAGCCTCAGTATAGACCGGCCGAGCGTCCGAAGCAGGTTCGTCCTCAAGATAACCTCAAGCCCGAAGGTGATTTCGAACGACCTCAGCCTACGATTGTAGGAAAGGCCGAGAGAGCTCAGATTGTTCGTCACGAGGGCAATCTGTATATGGAAGGCAACTTCGAACGTACTGAGAAAACGGTTTACATATCTGGCGAGCGACCGAAGCCCATAAGACCTGATGATAATCTTCGTCCCGAGGGAGACTTCGAGCGTCCCGAGAAATCTCCATTCCGACCAGCCGAGCGACCGAAGCAGGTTCGTCCTGAGGACAATCTTCGTCCAGAGGGCGAGTTCTCTACTCCAGAGAAGCCTCAGTACAGACCGGCCGAGCGACCGAAGCAGGTTCGACCTGAGGATAACCTCAGACCGGAAGGAGAGTTCGAGAAGCCTGAGAAGCCTCAGTACAGACCGGCCGAGCGTCCGAAGCAGATCAAACCTGAAGATAACCTGCGTACTGAAGGAGAGTTCCAGGCTCCTGAGCGTCCAGAGTATCGTCCTGGGGAACGACCGAAGCCTGTGCGTCACGATGATAATCTTCGTCCCGAGGGAGACTTCGAGCGTCCCGAGAAATCTCCATTCCGACCAGCCGAGCGACCGAAGCAGGTTCGTCCTGAGGACAATCTTCGTCCAGAGGGCGATTTCTCTACTCCAGAGAAGCCTCAGTATAGACCGGCCGAGCGACCGAAGCAGGTTCGTCCTCAAGATAACCTCAAGCCCGAAGGTGATTTCGAACGACCTCAGCCTACGATTGTAGGAAAGGCCGAGAGAGCTCAGATAGTTCGTCACGAGGACAATCTGTACATGGAAGGCAACTTCGAACGTACTGAGAAAACGGTTTACATATCTGGCGAGCGACCGAAGCCCATAAGACCTGATGATAATCTTCGTCCCGAGGGAGACTTCGAGCGTCCCGAGAAATCACCATTCCGACCAGCCGAGCGACCGAAGCAGGTTCGTCCTGAGGACAATCTTCGTCCAGAGGGCGATTTCTCTACTCCAGAGAAGCCTCAGTATAGACCGGCCGAGCGTCCGAAGCAGGTTCGTCCTCAAGATAACCTCAAGCCCGAAGGTGATTTCGAACGACCTCAGCCTACGATTGTAGGAAAGGCCGAGAGAGCTCAGATAGTTCGTCACGAGGACAATCTGTACATGGAAGGCAACTTCGAACGTACTGAGAAAACGGTTTACATATCTGGCGAGCGACCGAAGCCCATAAGACCTGATGATAATCTTCGTCCCGAGGGAGACTTCGAGCGTCCCGAGAAATCACCATTCCGACCAGCCGAGCGACCGAAGCAGGTTCGTCCTGAAGACAATCTTCGTCCAGAGGGCGAGTTCTCTACTCCAGAG
Proteins encoded:
- the LOC120958519 gene encoding uncharacterized protein LOC120958519 isoform X5, which encodes MGLNNRDKQAKLKTQSLLDSERAGQQTVTTVTVDHGTVAMPLESMATVSSSTANNSSSFQQSSSPSSSTTSKVQSSAVESTVQRKSSDGRVISEVREQGSKKDGPKFSTVSSMRSEANRAKQIDSFIEEIHHIASDTIGSTALIGAPAGMELPAGTVTQKTVLLSGGESARKQSYVSESVGGGHTTLQSSVSGDASQQVISTIGPSKIEISKMALDSSAVSSSSTSKVMQSSSSAITKQEQQQSSSLSSSSQSAMHSEKNVSESSAISSSHKSESKQSKSSHTTSSSSSSSSTSKLMSSAQSKAQSVSETFQSSAHGTSDSAQSGRQTDTLSMNGGRQSLSTVQSSHLPDHSTYDQKSFQLVDGDGKTRQQHDSQSYSMAQSQAPTTKIVYDSAGNQITSTSSSYQAAQGYSTSSFQTEFSDGVDLSKSAKDSSAGTAKLRQTANNQNQVLYDTAGNRITTTGSSSYQAAQGYSSSSFQSSEAMDSKSSKDYMSSTSTSTKQSHNVSTSKGMTSSSAKDSIIDSTTLDNYSVQLHDSSTGQQHSNNMLMKTESAHTVASLSSAHDALASTIQSTQLITESASEAQQRQQHSESTKTYETSSHYAQMDEESRSRRKTSEYREQRESNAAILKRKIYDEHGRRLNLIDEKIVPKDIVTADLQDDVTNVTKTSFEAKLFNPKLKRWELVDQKTILEKDITTDIPVEIVQELEVERPELANITTTIQMTKVYDAKTKQWKTIDQKKHIDVLEKITFLEESSGRSELDESERTKNMKSMDMVDRVTIKEVSDLSDQKRNQINKTSKRTDQQTIQEQCICEICTCGRHNCYNCGGGTATTQTKSSKYTATSNSENVYHQENFTSELSAQATSGRRGTWTIEDAEDHLNRRESYTIEHSSTANETSERRLTWTKDDLEKVDVTKLKADYMRPKPIKHEDNLKPEGAFTVPERAGYTPGERVKPIKPDDNLRPEGEFSTPEKLQYRPAERPKQVRPEDNLRPEGDFEKPEKPQYRPAERPKQIKPEDNLRTEGEFQAPERPEYRPGERPKPVRHDDNLRPEGDFERPEKSPFRPAERPKQVRPEDNLRPEGEFSTPEKPQYRPAERPKQVRPEDNLRPEGEFEKPEKPQYRPAERPKQIKPEDNLRTEGEFQAPERPEYRPGERPKPVRHDDNLRPEGDFERPEKSPFRPAERPKQVRPEDNLRPEGEFSTPEKPQYRPAERPKQIRPEDNLRPEGEFEKPEKPQYRPAERPKQIKPEDNLHTEGEFQTPERPEYRPGERPKPIRPDDNLRPEGDFERPEKSPFRPAERPKQVRPEDNLRPEGEFSTPEKPQYRPAERPKQVRPQDNLKPEGDFERPQPTIVGKAERAQIVRHEGNLYMEGNFERTEKTVYISGERPKPIRPDDNLRPEGDFERPEKSPFRPAERPKQVRPEDNLRPEGEFSTPEKPQYRPAERPKQVRPEDNLRPEGEFEKPEKPQYRPAERPKQIKPEDNLRTEGEFQAPERPEYRPGERPKPVRHDDNLRPEGDFERPEKSPFRPAERPKQVRPEDNLRPEGDFSTPEKPQYRPAERPKQVRPQDNLKPEGDFERPQPTIVGKAERAQIVRHEDNLYMEGNFERTEKTVYISGERPKPIRPDDNLRPEGDFERPEKSPFRPAERPKQVRPEDNLRPEGDFSTPEKPQYRPAERPKQVRPQDNLKPEGDFERPQPTIVGKAERAQIVRHEDNLYMEGNFERTEKTVYISGERPKPIRPDDNLRPEGDFERPEKSPFRPAERPKQVRPEDNLRPEGEFSTPEKPQYRPAERPKQVRPQDNLKPEGDFERPQPTIVGKAERAQIVRHEDNLYMEGNFERTEKTVYISGERPKPIRPDDNLRPEGDFERPEKSPFRPAERPKQVRPEDNLRPEGEFSTPEKPQYRTAERPKQVRPEDNLRPEGDFEKPEKPQFRPAERPKQIKPEDNLRTEGEFQAPERPEYRPGERPKPVRHDDNLRPEGDFERPEKSPFRPAERPKQVRPEDNLKPEGSFEKPEKPQYRPAERPKQVKPLDNLRPEGDFERPKPTPVGKPDRAQIVKHEDNLRVEGNFERVEKTVFVAGERPKPIKPDDNLRPEGDFMTPEKQQFRPAERPKQIKPQDNLRPEGDFERPQKSPIGPGERPKPIRHDDNLRPEGSFERPEKATFKPAERPKQIRPEDNLRTEGEFEKPEKPQFRPAERPKQVKPQDNLQIEGDYNTFKEYTEQKQRKEAILKEVHEPGIADGAVLVTTQTVTTILKGEKKQPTGRQVTSNEVHDHATRSESESFTHSHSQHQQQHHTSEQVSSSTAINRAQRIEASTNERDQTTSQRSATKHSQSIHDVSGRNVAESITNHSQHHVVNGKTVVGGMTEHQSHSSHSLKSSSSSSKVHQTSSSTMQQHSSAIKSSSSSSSSSNTHQHQDSLHQLQHGETRHTRTNGTIVTGDDGGPLPGGVQHHTREQMTGSQVSSSSSKVVIDGKVVTDKSASSKLASEKLAIDGVVVTDKSFVERQKTGFDGMESISNVQTTGQNVHGATSSNLQDTTSTSTGSHSSTKTQSQTRSTNNIIHAESSTNGHPVGRRNGSLTTSSQAGSGQMAETQVKKLIGGKWVTKTIKTESKSFAQDHHQHEAVHGDSKMVHSDHVARQQHQTQSAGTEMHSHSISTSSSSVSKSQSSSTIVSDKTVQRGVRETTVSAGSPSGRPAAGARGGSSIVLGESTIDSSSSKRQQTSTTTKLIGGKLVHVTNASDSNNNSSAGKASAQNASNAHHSSLQEQLSSQTASSTSTASNVMKSSRTSESSTTRNTSTIGQQSSTSQQQQQQYNRKNTFASSENVNNSILCRPAQTSTATTTQHAANGVAGGMSVSGSIQRKSISNLNDSAMYSTTNRTSYSSLHRRGKESAESRMQDYVKTLETGTITNRTVRGQPCPPPTLASTGLSNSSSTATASSSTSMSAANQKSLRDYHSAMNVTRSSSTKANASSISFGDDKFHGTSSYKVQYIQQHEGRCPAAAHDNMKLSKVTKQHTYYVRDKK